In Janthinobacterium sp. 67, a genomic segment contains:
- a CDS encoding esterase/lipase family protein yields the protein MIARILKWLMLLQVLAVLGLAYLAMHAWSVASPLLAVLLALAMLLAMRALIVARNFWESRRLGSPVPREYQLGAMAAARLFGGELRATLWTSSWGMLRPRLQAAGGIPGQGLPVLLVHGYVCNRGYWTKLSLQLAQAGIAHDAVDLEPINADIEDFVPQIEQAIGQLCARTGSERVIIVAHSMGGLVARAWLRRFGAARVARIVTIGTPHHGTALANLAAGTNARQMSRVDGTPSGWLAQLAASETPETRALITSIYSHHDNIVAPQSSAQLPGARNLAFGGIGHVALASDARVLRQVLAEITIEDEVARPPSAPHFA from the coding sequence ATGATCGCGCGCATCCTCAAGTGGCTGATGCTGCTGCAAGTACTGGCCGTGCTGGGCTTGGCGTACCTGGCCATGCATGCCTGGAGCGTCGCGTCGCCGCTGCTGGCCGTGCTGCTGGCGCTGGCCATGTTGCTGGCCATGCGTGCGCTGATCGTCGCGCGCAATTTTTGGGAAAGCCGGCGCCTGGGCAGCCCCGTGCCACGGGAATATCAATTGGGCGCCATGGCCGCCGCGCGCCTGTTTGGGGGCGAGTTGCGCGCCACCCTGTGGACGTCGTCGTGGGGCATGTTGCGTCCGCGCCTGCAGGCGGCCGGCGGCATCCCCGGCCAGGGCCTGCCCGTGCTGCTGGTGCACGGCTATGTGTGCAACCGCGGCTACTGGACAAAGCTGAGCCTGCAACTCGCGCAGGCGGGTATCGCGCATGACGCCGTCGACCTGGAACCGATCAACGCCGACATCGAGGACTTCGTGCCGCAGATCGAGCAAGCCATTGGCCAGCTGTGCGCCCGCACGGGCAGCGAGCGCGTCATCATCGTCGCCCACAGCATGGGCGGCCTGGTGGCGCGCGCCTGGCTGCGCCGTTTCGGCGCGGCCCGCGTGGCCCGCATCGTCACCATCGGCACGCCGCACCACGGCACGGCGCTGGCCAACCTGGCGGCGGGGACAAATGCGCGCCAGATGAGCCGTGTCGATGGCACGCCGAGCGGCTGGCTGGCACAGCTGGCCGCCAGCGAGACACCGGAGACGCGCGCCCTGATCACCTCGATCTATTCGCATCACGACAATATCGTCGCGCCGCAATCGTCCGCGCAGCTGCCCGGCGCGCGCAATCTCGCTTTCGGCGGCATCGGCCACGTGGCGCTGGCCAGCGATGCGCGCGTGCTGCGCCAGGTGCTGGCGGAAATCACTATCGAAGACGAAGTCGCCCGGCCCCCGTCTGCCCCCCATTTCGCCTGA